A region of Salvia splendens isolate huo1 chromosome 17, SspV2, whole genome shotgun sequence DNA encodes the following proteins:
- the LOC121774026 gene encoding ceramide kinase-like isoform X2, whose translation MEVNIGDVYAVNFIGWGLVHESALASLEVSLLDHSSEMYRFTIYVVHKSKTQSSVWMPLVYTFGHKDLEICMSWVNQINSHLHMEVKRPKNLLVLVHPRSGKGHGCKIWETVAPLFSQAKVKTKVIVTERAGHARGMLSSITNRELNLYDSVVAVVSSCILPLPRIYFPIFMEYGLFCQKTWI comes from the exons ATGGAGGTTAATATCGGCGATGTTTATGCTGTTAACTTCATTGGTTGGGGTTTGGTTCATGAATCTGCTCTTGCCAGCTTGGAAGTATCCCTTTTAGATCATTCTTCTGAG ATGTACAGGTTTACTATCTATGTTGTTCACAAATCAAAGACCCAATCATCTGTTTGGATGCCATTAGTTTACACTTTTGGTCATAAAGATTTGGAGATTTGTATGTCTTGGGTAAACCAGATTAATTCTCATCTGCACATGGAAGTTAAGCGACCTAAGAATCTTCTG GTTTTGGTTCATCCGAGGAGTGGGAAAGGACATGGATGCAAAATATGGGAAACAGTGGCTCCCTTATTTTCTCAGGCCAAAGTTAAAACTAAG GTAATAGTGACAGAGAGGGCCGGACATGCAAGAGGTATGCTATCCTCAATTACAAATAGGGAGCTGAATTTGTACGATAGTGTTGTAGCTGTTGTAAGTAGTTGTATCCTTCCACTTCCACGTATCTATTTTCCGATATTTATGGAATATGGGTTGTTCTGTCAGAAAACATGGATATAA
- the LOC121774026 gene encoding ceramide kinase-like isoform X1, whose translation MEVNIGDVYAVNFIGWGLVHESALASLEVSLLDHSSEVKHMYRFTIYVVHKSKTQSSVWMPLVYTFGHKDLEICMSWVNQINSHLHMEVKRPKNLLVLVHPRSGKGHGCKIWETVAPLFSQAKVKTKVIVTERAGHARGMLSSITNRELNLYDSVVAVVSSCILPLPRIYFPIFMEYGLFCQKTWI comes from the exons ATGGAGGTTAATATCGGCGATGTTTATGCTGTTAACTTCATTGGTTGGGGTTTGGTTCATGAATCTGCTCTTGCCAGCTTGGAAGTATCCCTTTTAGATCATTCTTCTGAGGTGAAACAT ATGTACAGGTTTACTATCTATGTTGTTCACAAATCAAAGACCCAATCATCTGTTTGGATGCCATTAGTTTACACTTTTGGTCATAAAGATTTGGAGATTTGTATGTCTTGGGTAAACCAGATTAATTCTCATCTGCACATGGAAGTTAAGCGACCTAAGAATCTTCTG GTTTTGGTTCATCCGAGGAGTGGGAAAGGACATGGATGCAAAATATGGGAAACAGTGGCTCCCTTATTTTCTCAGGCCAAAGTTAAAACTAAG GTAATAGTGACAGAGAGGGCCGGACATGCAAGAGGTATGCTATCCTCAATTACAAATAGGGAGCTGAATTTGTACGATAGTGTTGTAGCTGTTGTAAGTAGTTGTATCCTTCCACTTCCACGTATCTATTTTCCGATATTTATGGAATATGGGTTGTTCTGTCAGAAAACATGGATATAA